The following are encoded together in the Desulfococcus multivorans genome:
- the dusB gene encoding tRNA dihydrouridine synthase DusB: MKIGRVSLENGLVMAPLAGITNLPFRLLAKAAGCGLVVSEMISANGLVHGSRKTVQMLAGDPGEKPLAVQIFGADPGMMAEAAGIAEAAGADILDINFGCAVKKILKSGSGAALMRTPGTARAVLTAVRRRIRIPLTIKIRSGWDPSGEQAVAVARLAEECGVDAVAVHPRTAVQGFRGRSDWSVIAAVKAAVTIPVIGNGDIVVPEDALRMRRETGCEGIMVGRAAIGAPWLFSRIAALERGESLPPETLELRLSTMMRYLDASVAHLGEAVACRMMRSRLGWFVRGLPHGSRFRAALTRIETRSEALSLIEALRQASDEDVSASAWV; this comes from the coding sequence ATGAAGATCGGTCGTGTTTCACTGGAGAACGGTCTGGTCATGGCGCCCCTGGCGGGCATCACGAACCTGCCCTTCCGCCTGTTGGCCAAAGCGGCCGGTTGCGGCCTGGTCGTCTCCGAGATGATCAGCGCCAACGGGCTGGTCCACGGCTCCCGCAAGACGGTTCAGATGCTGGCCGGCGATCCCGGGGAGAAGCCCCTGGCCGTTCAGATCTTCGGCGCGGACCCCGGGATGATGGCCGAGGCTGCCGGGATTGCGGAGGCGGCGGGGGCGGACATCCTCGACATCAATTTCGGGTGCGCCGTGAAAAAGATCCTGAAATCGGGCTCCGGCGCCGCGCTCATGCGCACGCCTGGAACGGCGCGCGCGGTGCTGACGGCGGTGCGGCGGCGGATCCGGATTCCCCTTACCATCAAGATCCGGAGCGGTTGGGATCCGTCGGGAGAACAGGCCGTGGCCGTGGCCAGGCTTGCCGAGGAGTGCGGCGTCGACGCCGTCGCCGTCCATCCCCGGACCGCGGTGCAGGGTTTCCGCGGCCGGTCGGACTGGTCCGTGATTGCGGCGGTCAAGGCGGCGGTGACGATTCCGGTCATCGGCAACGGCGACATCGTCGTTCCGGAGGACGCTCTCAGGATGCGCCGGGAGACCGGTTGCGAGGGGATTATGGTCGGCCGGGCGGCCATCGGGGCCCCCTGGCTGTTTTCCCGGATTGCGGCCCTGGAGCGGGGGGAGTCCCTTCCTCCCGAAACCCTCGAACTGCGGCTATCGACCATGATGCGTTACCTGGACGCCTCGGTGGCTCATCTCGGCGAGGCGGTCGCCTGCCGCATGATGCGCAGCCGGCTGGGGTGGTTCGTCAGAGGCCTGCCCCACGGCAGCCGCTTCAGGGCCGCGCTGACGCGGATCGAAACGCGGTCCGAGGCCCTGTCCCTCATCGAGGCGCTTCGGCAGGCGTCGGACGAAGACGTATCCGCGTCAGCCTGGGTCTGA
- a CDS encoding tetratricopeptide repeat protein: MKKSALGVMIVMGCILTFGGNVSAQGPTLDQIKRVAEKGHPVAQYKMATIYFNGNGVPKNNAEALTWYLRAADQGYTIAEYNLGVIYQSGNGAPKDYVKALEWYRRAADKGYAGAQNKLGMMYENGEGVPRNYAEAMKWYQKAAAQGYPGAQYNLALMHYNGCGVPKDYVNAYVWCSLAAANGHVAGKHYLTLIESKMKPAQIKQAQLEAAGRHLKAKKS, encoded by the coding sequence ATGAAAAAATCAGCTCTAGGCGTCATGATCGTTATGGGGTGTATTTTGACGTTTGGCGGCAACGTATCGGCTCAGGGCCCCACCCTGGACCAGATCAAGCGCGTCGCCGAGAAAGGCCATCCCGTCGCTCAATACAAGATGGCCACCATCTATTTCAACGGCAACGGCGTCCCCAAAAACAATGCCGAGGCCCTCACCTGGTATCTCCGGGCCGCCGACCAGGGCTACACCATCGCCGAGTACAACCTCGGGGTGATCTACCAGAGCGGCAACGGGGCGCCCAAGGATTACGTCAAGGCCCTCGAATGGTACCGCAGGGCCGCCGACAAGGGGTATGCCGGCGCCCAGAACAAACTGGGGATGATGTACGAAAACGGGGAAGGCGTCCCCAGGAATTACGCCGAGGCCATGAAGTGGTATCAAAAGGCCGCGGCCCAGGGGTATCCCGGCGCCCAGTATAACCTGGCCTTGATGCACTACAACGGCTGCGGCGTTCCCAAAGACTACGTCAACGCCTATGTCTGGTGCTCCCTGGCCGCCGCCAACGGCCACGTTGCGGGAAAACACTATCTGACGCTCATCGAGTCGAAGATGAAGCCCGCCCAGATCAAACAAGCCCAGCTCGAGGCGGCCGGGCGACATCTGAAGGCCAAGAAATCCTGA
- a CDS encoding OmpA family protein encodes MKKIIIMVMCFTIALAASLPVSAIELSPDAANIPSVYAEVRDGEIVYRNSPTAYSPDTFDAILTAYGLELTPEAAANVPASYARVVDGTIVFGEKPMAYTPEDYHRIFTAYGLVLSPEDATLIQGPVNYAKTVDGEVVLGKTSTAYSAMGLSQILAAYQLPMAPEEVVVVEEVECVDADGDGVCDDVDACPGTPKGVQVDERGCWVLDQNCLFDFDKAVVKPEFYSLLDGIVKVMNDNPTLTLELEGHADAIGTNRYNQGLSERRANAVKAYLVEKGMIDPTRITAIGYGEEKPIATNETADGRRLNRRVELKPIW; translated from the coding sequence ATGAAAAAAATTATTATTATGGTTATGTGTTTCACTATAGCGCTGGCCGCGAGTCTGCCCGTGTCAGCCATTGAATTGAGCCCCGACGCGGCCAACATCCCGTCGGTCTATGCCGAGGTCAGAGACGGAGAGATTGTTTACAGGAACAGCCCCACCGCCTATTCTCCGGATACCTTCGATGCGATCCTTACCGCCTACGGTCTCGAGCTGACGCCGGAAGCCGCCGCGAACGTTCCGGCAAGCTACGCCAGGGTTGTCGACGGCACCATCGTCTTCGGCGAAAAGCCCATGGCCTACACCCCCGAAGACTATCACAGAATCTTCACGGCCTACGGCCTGGTGCTTTCCCCCGAGGATGCAACGCTGATCCAGGGACCGGTGAATTACGCCAAGACCGTCGACGGTGAAGTCGTTCTCGGCAAGACCTCCACCGCCTACAGCGCTATGGGGCTGAGCCAGATCCTGGCCGCCTACCAGCTGCCCATGGCACCGGAGGAGGTCGTGGTGGTCGAAGAGGTCGAGTGTGTCGACGCTGACGGCGACGGCGTGTGCGACGATGTCGACGCCTGCCCCGGCACCCCCAAGGGCGTTCAGGTCGACGAAAGAGGCTGCTGGGTTCTGGACCAGAACTGTCTGTTCGACTTTGACAAGGCCGTGGTCAAGCCCGAATTCTATTCACTCCTGGACGGCATCGTGAAGGTCATGAACGACAATCCCACCCTGACCCTCGAACTCGAAGGCCATGCCGACGCCATCGGTACCAACCGTTACAACCAGGGCCTTTCCGAGCGACGGGCCAACGCGGTCAAGGCCTACCTCGTTGAGAAGGGCATGATCGACCCGACCCGCATTACCGCCATCGGATACGGCGAGGAAAAACCCATCGCCACCAATGAAACCGCGGACGGTCGCCGGCTGAACCGCCGGGTTGAACTGAAACCCATCTGGTAA
- a CDS encoding molybdopterin biosynthesis protein yields MNANRNVYLKKRTLDEARRMLFEAFSGFGVMATEHVSPDAAVGRVIAGPVFAKVSSPNFHAAAMDGIAVAAADTFGAAETRPRTLTIGTDAFWVNTGNPLPEGTDAVIMIENLNPVDDRTLTIEAPAFPWQYVRKMGEDIVATELLFPRGHRITPYCVGALIGGGIFQVPVRKKPAVTILPTGSELTDWRTVPIEAVRPGQVLESNSFVLWGLIREWGGAPSRREPLKDDVAAISRAVSDAVDEGADIVLTVGGSSAGSEDFTRTVIDAQGEVLIHGVTIMPGKPILVGRVKGTPVIGMPGYPVSMIVAFEQFVGPLICRMLGVPELQRPRVTVETTRKIPSKLGVEEFVRVKLGKVGDRIVATALPRGAGSITTITDADGIIRIPNAVEGIREHERVTAELLRPLSAVENTLVVVGSHDNTLDVLADQLRAGHDGAVTLSSTHVGSTGGLLALKRGVCHLAGSHLLDTGDGSYNVSYVKRFLPDTPVRIVNLVLRDQGLMVARGNPKGIREIADLARGDVRFINRQGGSGTRILLDYRLGQLGIDPAGIPGYDTEEFTHMTVAAAVLSGAADVGLGIYAAAKALHLDFIPVVTEQYDLIIPEIYLDWPPMKVLLETIVSAEFKRRVKALGGYSTRMTGKGIEF; encoded by the coding sequence ATGAACGCCAATCGCAATGTCTATCTGAAAAAGCGGACCCTGGACGAGGCCCGCCGAATGCTCTTCGAGGCCTTCTCCGGTTTCGGCGTCATGGCGACGGAACACGTTTCGCCCGATGCGGCCGTCGGCCGCGTGATCGCCGGACCCGTCTTCGCCAAGGTCTCCTCCCCCAATTTCCACGCGGCGGCCATGGACGGGATCGCCGTGGCGGCGGCCGACACCTTCGGTGCGGCTGAAACCCGGCCCAGGACCCTCACCATCGGCACCGACGCCTTCTGGGTCAATACCGGAAATCCGCTTCCCGAGGGGACCGACGCCGTCATCATGATCGAGAATTTGAACCCCGTGGACGACCGGACCCTCACCATCGAGGCACCGGCCTTTCCATGGCAGTACGTCCGCAAGATGGGCGAGGACATCGTCGCCACCGAGCTGCTCTTTCCCAGGGGGCACAGGATCACCCCTTACTGCGTCGGAGCACTGATCGGCGGTGGTATCTTCCAGGTGCCCGTCCGGAAGAAGCCCGCCGTCACCATCCTGCCCACCGGGTCGGAGCTGACGGACTGGCGGACCGTGCCCATCGAAGCGGTCCGGCCCGGACAGGTCCTGGAGTCCAACAGCTTCGTGCTTTGGGGTCTCATCCGGGAATGGGGCGGTGCGCCGTCCCGGCGGGAACCTTTGAAAGACGACGTCGCGGCCATCTCCCGGGCGGTCTCCGACGCCGTCGACGAAGGGGCCGATATCGTCCTCACCGTGGGGGGCTCCTCCGCGGGCTCCGAGGACTTCACCCGGACGGTGATCGACGCCCAGGGCGAGGTGCTCATCCACGGTGTGACGATCATGCCGGGAAAGCCGATCCTCGTCGGCCGGGTCAAGGGGACCCCGGTGATCGGAATGCCCGGTTATCCGGTCTCCATGATCGTCGCCTTCGAGCAGTTCGTGGGGCCCCTGATCTGCCGCATGCTGGGAGTGCCCGAGCTCCAAAGGCCCAGGGTGACGGTGGAGACGACCCGCAAGATTCCCTCGAAACTCGGCGTCGAGGAGTTCGTACGGGTCAAGCTGGGCAAGGTGGGGGACCGGATCGTGGCCACGGCTTTGCCCCGGGGCGCCGGGAGCATCACCACCATCACCGACGCCGACGGCATCATCCGCATCCCCAATGCCGTGGAAGGGATCCGGGAACACGAGCGGGTGACGGCCGAGCTGCTGAGACCCCTTTCCGCCGTGGAAAACACCCTCGTGGTCGTGGGCAGCCACGACAACACCCTCGACGTGCTGGCCGATCAGCTCCGGGCCGGTCATGACGGCGCCGTCACCCTCTCCTCCACCCATGTGGGCAGCACGGGCGGGCTCCTGGCCCTCAAGCGCGGCGTCTGCCACCTGGCGGGGTCCCACCTCCTGGACACCGGGGACGGCTCCTACAATGTCTCCTATGTCAAGCGGTTTCTGCCGGATACACCGGTGCGGATCGTCAACCTGGTTCTCCGGGATCAGGGGCTGATGGTGGCCCGGGGCAACCCCAAAGGCATCCGGGAGATCGCCGATCTGGCGCGGGGGGATGTCCGGTTCATCAACCGGCAGGGCGGGTCGGGAACCCGCATCCTTCTCGACTATCGCCTGGGACAACTGGGGATCGACCCGGCCGGGATCCCGGGGTACGACACCGAGGAGTTCACCCACATGACCGTTGCCGCGGCGGTCCTGAGCGGGGCCGCCGACGTCGGCCTGGGCATCTATGCCGCCGCCAAAGCCCTCCATCTCGATTTCATCCCGGTGGTGACCGAGCAGTACGACCTGATCATCCCCGAGATCTACCTCGACTGGCCCCCCATGAAGGTCCTGCTGGAGACCATCGTGTCGGCGGAATTCAAGCGCCGGGTCAAGGCGTTGGGGGGCTACAGCACCCGGATGACGGGGAAGGGGATAGAGTTTTAG